From a single Miscanthus floridulus cultivar M001 chromosome 8, ASM1932011v1, whole genome shotgun sequence genomic region:
- the LOC136473273 gene encoding zinc-finger homeodomain protein 9-like has translation MEAVADKYQPLFPNGGVAKKTARLGAAAAMAAGGETAGVYRECLKNHAASLGGHALDGCGEFMPSPEADPADPSSLRCAACGCHRNFHRRLAELPPPPPLLALPPLPPPPPLAPAPTPAAASHAMRDSRTMRGEEEAPDDRLPAAFDEETEEESDEGSDFDEDRPLSPPPPPASLRPMPAALGTVPGAAAARKRFRTKFSPEQKQRMQALSERLGWRLQKRDEAVVDECCQEMGVTKGVFKVWMHNNKHNFVGGHSARRSASASASAAAATAANAAIHHHPSDATAGAVYPSSSHAAAPAPPAAAVHHPSAHAAPPPAPVHADFNINGTAATDDFRVQPSTASGGSPQSS, from the coding sequence ATGGAGGCGGTGGCGGACAAGTACCAGCCGCTGTTCCCGAACGGCGGCGTGGCCAAGAAGACGGCGAGgctcggggcggcggcggcgatggcggccgGCGGCGAGACGGCGGGGGTGTACCGGGAGTGCCTCAAGAACCACGCGGCGAGTCTGGGCGGCCACGCGCTGGACGGGTGCGGCGAGTTCATGCCGTCGCCGGAGGCCGACCCGGCAGACCCGAGCTCGCTCAGGTGCGCCGCGTGCGGATGCCACCGCAACTTCCACCGCCGGCTCGccgagctgccgccgccgccgcctctcctcGCCTTGCCGCCgctaccgccaccgccaccactggCGCCGGCGCCGACACCGGCTGCCGCGTCGCACGCCATGCGTGACAGCCGCACGATGCGCGGCGAGGAGGAGGCGCCGGACGACCGCCTGCCGGCCGCCTTCGACGAGGAGACCGAGGAGGAGTCGGACGAGGGCTCGGATTTCGACGAGGACCGCCCGCTGTCTCCACCGCCGCCTCCCGCCTCCCTGCGCCCGATGCCAGCGGCGCTCGGGACCGTTCccggtgcggcggcggcgaggaagcGGTTCCGCACCAAGTTCAGCCCGGAGCAGAAGCAGCGGATGCAGGCCCTGTCGGAGCGGCTGGGCTGGCGGCTGCAGAAGCGCGACGAGGCCGTGGTGGACGAGTGCTGCCAGGAGATGGGCGTCACCAAGGGCGTCTTCAAGGTCTGGatgcacaacaacaagcacaactTCGTCGGCGGCCACAGCGCGCGCCGCAGCGCCTCAGCCTCAGCGTCTGCTGCAGCAGCCACGGCCGCCAACGCGGCCATCCACCACCATCCGTCCGACGCCACCGCCGGTGCTGTCTACCCTTCCTCCTCCCACGCCGCCGCCCCAGCACCACCAGCCGCCGCTGTCCACCACCCTTCCGCGCACGCCGCCCCACCGCCCGCGCCTGTCCACGCTGACTTCAACATCAACGGCACCGCGGCCACCGACGACTTCCGCGTCCAGCCGTCGACGGCGAGTGGCGGCTCGCCGCAGTCGTCCTAG
- the LOC136473274 gene encoding SKP1-like protein 1 has translation MASSSEAEKTKTITLRSSDSEEFEVEEAVAMESQTIRHIIEDDCADNGIPLPNVNSKILAKVIEYCNKHVHAAAEDATNASGGGEDLKNWDAEFVKVDQATLFDLILAANYLNIKGLLDLTCQTVADMMKGKTPEEIREIFHIKNDLTKEEEDEIRRENQWAFD, from the coding sequence ATGGCGTCTTCCTCCGAGGCTGAGAAGACGAAGACGATTACGTTGAGGAGCTCCGACTCCGAGGAGTTCGAGGTGGAGGAGGCAGTGGCGATGGAGTCGCAGACCATCCGCCACATCATCGAGGACGACTGCGCCGACAACGGCATCCCGCTCCCCAACGTCAATTCCAAGATCCTCGCCAAGGTCATCGAGTACTGCAACAAGCACGTCCACGCCGCCGCAGAGGACGCCACCAACGCCTCCGGGGGAGGCGAGGACCTCAAGAACTGGGACGCGGAGTTCGTCAAGGTCGACCAGGCTACGCTCTTCGACCTCATCCTGGCTGCCAACTATCTGAACATCAAGGGATTGCTGGACCTGACCTGCCAGACGGTGGCTGACATGATGAAGGGCAAGACTCCGGAGGAGATCCGCGAGATATTCCACATCAAGAACGACCTCACcaaagaggaggaggatgagatccgcaGGGAGAACCAGTGGGCCTTCGACTGA